The following coding sequences are from one Arcobacter nitrofigilis DSM 7299 window:
- a CDS encoding helix-turn-helix domain-containing protein: protein MSYNFTQDDIGKLLSRFSSENDYTLTFPDNIGSISSQKKIINDDILFFKSKVLTSNNIKIQSNQKMNGIYVGILLDGTVTYNDNILNKSIILKKNETKISYINEFDITTIFNHSSNGIGLFIEKNFIEKNFSEILDLNSKNIQKESSTTLKCKNSNNIHLAKELFTSPFHGGLHDVYMQSKILEIIYNEFNELTFHKQSTKDKKVKITKEDIEALYKAREIILQNKDFLTVLNLSKKVAINEFKLKYGFKKLFNTTPGNMILEQKMIHAKELIEKSEFSISEISNFVGYKYQQSFTNAFIRYFNIRPKDIMKRRKYYY, encoded by the coding sequence ATGTCTTATAATTTTACGCAAGATGATATAGGTAAGTTACTTAGTAGATTTTCATCAGAAAATGACTATACATTAACTTTTCCTGACAATATTGGTTCAATAAGTTCACAAAAAAAAATTATTAATGATGATATTTTATTTTTTAAATCAAAAGTTTTAACTAGTAATAATATTAAAATTCAATCAAATCAAAAAATGAATGGTATTTATGTGGGAATATTATTAGATGGCACAGTAACCTATAATGATAATATTTTAAATAAAAGTATAATATTAAAAAAAAATGAAACAAAAATTTCATATATAAATGAATTTGATATCACAACTATATTTAATCATTCTTCTAATGGAATTGGTTTATTTATTGAAAAAAACTTTATTGAAAAAAACTTCTCGGAAATTCTTGATTTAAACTCCAAAAATATTCAAAAAGAATCAAGTACAACTTTAAAATGCAAAAATTCAAATAATATTCATTTAGCTAAAGAATTATTTACTTCACCTTTTCATGGTGGATTACATGATGTTTATATGCAAAGTAAAATCTTAGAAATTATTTACAATGAATTTAATGAATTAACTTTTCATAAACAAAGTACAAAAGATAAGAAAGTCAAAATAACAAAAGAAGATATAGAAGCTTTATATAAAGCAAGGGAAATAATTTTGCAAAATAAAGACTTTTTAACTGTACTTAACTTATCTAAAAAAGTAGCTATTAATGAGTTTAAACTCAAATATGGATTTAAAAAACTATTTAATACTACTCCTGGAAATATGATACTTGAGCAAAAAATGATTCATGCAAAAGAACTTATTGAAAAAAGTGAATTTTCTATTTCTGAAATTTCGAACTTTGTAGGGTATAAATATCAACAGAGCTTTACAAATGCATTTATTCGGTACTTCAATATCCGTCCTAAAGATATTATGAAAAGAAGAAAATATTACTATTAA
- a CDS encoding cation diffusion facilitator family transporter has protein sequence MGTCKFGLNDHKPFLDDKNHHDHKHEHHHGHNCSHSHEKEHSHDHSHDHRGTDKKVLKWALGITLITMFAEFFYGFLSNSLALVSDAIHMFTHSFALIISLLAIIIASKQAPLEKTFGYYRAEVLAAFINGITIVLSILWIIYEAIERFLNPEVIDIKIAMIVATIGLVVNIITGVILMQGDKNNINLKSSFIHMLSDALSSVAIIIGYIVIYFTHWYFIDIILAILVALVIGKWAIGILKSSTNTLMETSPVEIEKVKAFIEKNNKVIELHDVHIWEITQDMYNMTAHVKIDSKYIDNYEDILHNINHDLKKKFKIVHTTFQFEW, from the coding sequence ATGGGAACTTGTAAATTTGGGTTAAATGATCATAAGCCTTTTCTTGATGATAAAAACCATCATGATCATAAACACGAACATCATCATGGGCATAATTGCTCACATAGTCATGAAAAAGAACATTCACATGATCACTCACATGACCATAGAGGAACAGATAAAAAGGTATTAAAGTGGGCATTAGGTATTACACTTATTACAATGTTTGCAGAATTTTTTTATGGCTTTTTATCAAATTCATTAGCTCTTGTTTCTGATGCTATACATATGTTTACGCACTCCTTTGCACTTATAATTTCACTTTTAGCAATTATAATTGCAAGTAAACAAGCCCCACTTGAAAAAACTTTTGGATATTATAGAGCTGAAGTTTTAGCTGCATTTATAAATGGTATAACAATAGTTTTATCTATTTTGTGGATTATTTATGAAGCCATTGAACGATTTTTAAATCCTGAAGTTATTGATATAAAAATTGCTATGATTGTTGCGACTATTGGACTTGTTGTGAATATTATTACTGGTGTAATTTTAATGCAAGGAGATAAAAATAATATTAATTTAAAATCATCTTTTATCCATATGCTAAGTGATGCTCTATCTTCTGTAGCAATTATTATTGGATATATAGTAATATATTTTACTCATTGGTATTTTATTGATATTATCTTAGCAATATTAGTTGCTTTAGTTATTGGGAAATGGGCAATAGGTATATTAAAAAGTTCTACAAATACCTTAATGGAAACTTCTCCAGTGGAAATAGAAAAAGTAAAAGCTTTTATAGAAAAAAATAATAAAGTTATAGAATTACATGATGTGCATATTTGGGAAATTACCCAAGATATGTACAATATGACGGCACATGTCAAAATTGATTCAAAATATATTGATAATTATGAAGATATCTTACATAACATAAATCATGATTTAAAAAAGAAATTTAAAATCGTACATACAACATTTCAGTTTGAGTGGTAA
- a CDS encoding threonine/serine exporter family protein: protein MNYEEQTKITRAVIKSAVLMLEFGAESILIEQTAQRLGRALGVDSVEISLIPSAIVLTTLKDSQSVTTTRRSHHKPINMSIVYDVQKMTIDAEKNPNLTADYITTTLKNIEPNYYNRWLVVFMVGLSCASFGYLRGIDFNGFFVTFIAASIAMIIRQELAKKKFVLILTFGITAFCATAIAHLASYFNISSTSNIVLSASVLLLVPGFPFINSMLDATKGYLSMAWGRWMQASLLTLATSIGIIIAMSVFNIKGW from the coding sequence ATGAATTATGAAGAACAAACAAAAATTACAAGAGCTGTTATAAAATCAGCTGTATTAATGTTAGAATTTGGAGCTGAAAGTATTCTAATAGAACAAACTGCTCAAAGACTTGGTCGTGCTTTAGGTGTTGATTCTGTAGAGATATCTTTGATACCTTCTGCTATTGTATTAACTACTTTAAAAGACTCCCAATCAGTAACTACAACAAGGCGTTCACATCACAAACCTATAAATATGTCAATTGTTTATGATGTACAAAAAATGACAATAGATGCTGAGAAAAATCCTAATTTGACTGCTGATTATATAACTACTACTTTAAAAAATATTGAACCAAATTATTATAACAGATGGCTTGTAGTATTTATGGTAGGATTGTCTTGTGCTTCTTTTGGGTATTTAAGAGGTATAGATTTTAATGGCTTTTTTGTAACATTTATTGCAGCTTCAATAGCAATGATTATAAGACAAGAATTGGCAAAAAAGAAATTTGTATTAATTTTAACTTTTGGAATTACAGCTTTTTGTGCAACAGCAATTGCACACTTGGCATCATATTTTAATATAAGCTCTACTTCAAATATTGTTTTATCAGCATCTGTTTTACTTTTAGTTCCTGGATTTCCCTTTATAAATTCAATGCTTGATGCAACTAAAGGGTATTTATCAATGGCTTGGGGGCGTTGGATGCAAGCTTCACTTTTGACACTTGCAACTTCTATTGGAATAATTATTGCCATGTCAGTTTTTAATATAAAGGGGTGGTAA
- a CDS encoding threonine/serine exporter family protein: MIDTLENIFLHAIFAAIPAVGFAMLFNVPKSALKYCAMGGAIVYTCREFFITLHLTIELSTFLASVIIGIIALYWSKKNLVPRPIYTVASIIPMIPGTYAFTAMISLVDMNSHGVSIELIAIFIDNGLKSVSIIGAISFGLALPSLYFMRYKRPII; this comes from the coding sequence ATGATTGATACTTTAGAAAATATTTTTTTACATGCTATTTTTGCAGCTATTCCAGCTGTTGGATTTGCAATGCTTTTTAATGTACCCAAATCGGCACTAAAATATTGTGCTATGGGTGGAGCTATTGTTTATACTTGTAGAGAATTTTTTATAACTTTACATTTGACAATAGAATTATCAACATTTTTAGCTTCTGTTATTATTGGTATAATTGCACTTTATTGGTCTAAAAAGAACTTAGTTCCAAGACCTATTTATACTGTTGCTTCTATTATTCCTATGATTCCAGGAACTTATGCTTTTACAGCAATGATAAGTTTAGTTGACATGAATTCCCATGGAGTAAGTATTGAATTAATCGCCATATTCATTGACAATGGATTAAAATCAGTCTCTATTATTGGAGCGATTAGTTTTGGTCTTGCACTCCCATCACTATATTTCATGAGGTACAAAAGACCAATAATCTAA
- a CDS encoding metal/formaldehyde-sensitive transcriptional repressor, translating into MAYCCDVERKKLQNRISRIHGQVHSLKNKFNDEKFNLDNDPYETIRQLTAIKGAVSGMISSYIEHYAKGHLIENIKKGTSSEAEAQIDNLLEIIKVYGK; encoded by the coding sequence ATGGCATATTGTTGTGATGTGGAGAGAAAAAAGTTACAAAATAGGATTAGCAGAATTCATGGGCAAGTTCATTCTTTAAAAAATAAATTTAATGACGAAAAGTTCAATTTAGATAATGACCCTTATGAAACCATTAGACAATTGACTGCTATAAAAGGTGCTGTAAGCGGTATGATAAGTTCTTATATAGAACATTATGCAAAAGGTCACTTAATAGAAAATATAAAAAAAGGCACAAGCTCAGAAGCTGAAGCACAAATTGATAATCTATTAGAAATAATCAAAGTATATGGAAAATAA
- a CDS encoding TonB-dependent receptor — translation MKRFKIKKLFLIFCVSNTILVGSEIPTNLGDVLVSANKIEENIQDVPQSITVISEEEIEGKGIKNIADVITEIPNMYISPSHGGALNFRGLNTSMFTNNNPVVIYIDGIPTTDRNSFDVSMENVERIEVLRGPQGTLYGKDAIGGVINIITKKPSNFLSGSIGMEYGSNNYLLNTFNLNIPFIDNKLFFNINGTINSDDGWVTNTYNGDDKAAKEKEKRFSTSLLYNLNDELSTKLVLKKEKYENYWGNDEGILSAVSLSEFNRDSAKNTSFDMPSVEKGNINSQSLNVKYEREEYLVDAIATHKKVDFNSLFDADFTSGTIYDGSYMQRDSITDTYTGEIRISNKNNSKGIKWIGGIYTDTEEKKYNPYSLNYHINNIPYMSGNAVSTSNGDTQALFAQTIIPINNKMDLTIGGRYQRIKKSIDMTVSSYTMGSGSSSFDFDAEKTWNTFIPKLALSYKLNDNFTTYASFSKGYMPGGFNNYASSTNVEQNSFEPQESVNYEIGIKGYLDNFTFTASIFKMDIKNIHVYRQVLGNYYTDNADKGSSQGIEFDFTYYPYESIELSGAFGFISTKYDSFNAGDYDFSGEKIENTPSHTANLSIAYYHPKGFYARGDIRNKGSMYFYDDRQKNFLKNDGYTTVDVKLGYKFSDFDIYGYVKNLTDKEYITYYNSNSIVSLASYGDKRMFGVGVKYKF, via the coding sequence ATGAAAAGGTTTAAAATAAAAAAGCTTTTTTTAATATTTTGTGTATCTAATACTATCTTAGTAGGTTCAGAAATACCGACTAATTTGGGAGATGTTTTAGTTAGTGCAAATAAAATTGAAGAAAATATACAAGATGTCCCTCAGAGTATTACTGTAATAAGTGAAGAGGAGATAGAAGGAAAAGGAATTAAAAACATTGCAGATGTGATAACTGAAATCCCCAATATGTATATTTCTCCAAGTCATGGTGGGGCATTAAATTTTAGAGGGTTAAATACTTCTATGTTTACAAATAATAATCCTGTTGTAATTTATATAGATGGAATACCTACTACAGATAGAAATTCATTTGATGTTTCAATGGAAAATGTTGAAAGAATAGAAGTTTTAAGAGGACCACAAGGAACACTTTATGGTAAAGATGCAATTGGTGGTGTAATTAATATTATAACAAAGAAGCCTAGTAATTTTTTATCTGGAAGTATCGGTATGGAATATGGGAGTAATAATTATTTACTAAATACTTTTAATTTAAATATTCCTTTTATAGATAATAAACTTTTTTTTAATATTAATGGAACAATCAATTCAGATGATGGTTGGGTAACTAATACTTATAATGGAGATGATAAAGCAGCCAAAGAAAAAGAAAAAAGGTTTAGTACTTCTCTTTTATATAATTTAAATGATGAACTTTCTACAAAATTAGTTTTAAAAAAGGAAAAATATGAAAATTATTGGGGGAATGATGAAGGTATTTTAAGTGCTGTAAGTCTAAGTGAGTTTAATAGAGATTCAGCAAAGAATACAAGTTTTGACATGCCATCAGTCGAAAAAGGAAATATTAATTCACAAAGTTTAAATGTCAAATATGAAAGAGAAGAGTATTTAGTTGATGCTATTGCTACTCATAAAAAAGTAGACTTTAATAGTTTATTTGATGCAGATTTTACAAGTGGAACTATTTATGATGGGTCATATATGCAACGTGATTCTATTACAGATACGTATACAGGAGAAATACGAATATCTAATAAGAATAATAGTAAAGGTATCAAATGGATAGGGGGAATTTATACAGATACAGAAGAGAAAAAATATAATCCATATAGTCTGAATTATCATATAAATAATATACCCTATATGAGTGGAAATGCTGTCTCTACATCTAATGGTGATACTCAAGCTTTATTTGCTCAAACAATTATTCCAATAAATAATAAAATGGATCTTACGATTGGGGGAAGATATCAAAGAATTAAAAAATCAATAGATATGACTGTTTCTAGTTATACTATGGGAAGTGGCTCATCAAGTTTTGATTTTGATGCAGAGAAAACATGGAATACTTTTATTCCTAAACTTGCTTTATCTTATAAATTAAATGACAATTTTACTACATATGCCTCTTTTTCAAAAGGATATATGCCTGGAGGATTTAATAATTATGCTTCTTCTACAAATGTAGAACAAAATAGCTTTGAACCTCAAGAATCAGTAAATTATGAGATTGGAATCAAAGGATATTTAGATAATTTTACCTTTACAGCTTCAATATTTAAAATGGACATAAAAAATATACATGTATATAGACAAGTACTTGGAAATTATTATACTGATAATGCAGATAAAGGATCTTCGCAAGGAATAGAGTTTGATTTTACTTATTACCCTTATGAGAGTATAGAGTTAAGTGGTGCTTTTGGTTTTATAAGCACTAAGTATGATTCTTTTAATGCAGGAGATTATGATTTTAGTGGTGAAAAAATAGAAAATACTCCATCTCATACTGCAAATTTAAGTATTGCTTATTATCACCCAAAAGGGTTTTATGCAAGAGGAGATATAAGAAATAAAGGTTCTATGTACTTTTATGATGATAGACAAAAGAATTTTCTAAAAAATGATGGATATACAACAGTAGATGTTAAATTGGGTTATAAATTCTCAGATTTTGACATTTATGGATATGTTAAAAATTTGACAGATAAAGAGTATATTACATATTATAACTCAAATTCAATAGTATCTCTTGCCTCTTATGGTGATAAAAGAATGTTTGGTGTTGGGGTAAAATATAAATTTTAA